The following proteins come from a genomic window of Natrinema saccharevitans:
- a CDS encoding zinc ribbon domain-containing protein produces the protein MRDDDRGCPKCGHTETEIDEISTTGGGLSKMFDIQNRRFHVVSCTSCGYSELYKGQSSGDMIDLFLG, from the coding sequence ATGCGAGACGACGATCGCGGCTGTCCGAAGTGCGGTCACACTGAAACGGAGATCGACGAGATCTCGACGACCGGCGGCGGGCTCTCCAAGATGTTCGACATCCAGAACCGTCGGTTCCACGTCGTGAGCTGTACGAGTTGCGGCTACTCGGAACTCTACAAGGGTCAGTCGTCGGGCGACATGATCGATCTGTTCCTCGGCTGA
- a CDS encoding ABC transporter ATP-binding protein produces MSDVTLESLTKAYGDEVAVDGIDLTIRDGEILGVVGPSGCGKTTTLRTIAGFETPTHGRVLFDGVDVTHVPPEERNVGLVFQSYALFDTMTVRENVAFGPKMQGVPTAERRDRADDLLAMLDIAELADRRPTTLSGGQQQRVGLARALAIEPHVLLLDEPMTGLDAELKTRLREEIGDLLADLEVTALYVTHDQEEAMAMCDRIAVLADGTLEQVGPPAEIYRRPANPFVANFVGSSTLLEGVAENGRVDLGFTELPVAAETDGSVRVAARPAAFELGEGALEADVTDVTYLGDRTRLTATLPDDTTVTLHADGIDGYRVGDSVPLSIDEQRVHVLE; encoded by the coding sequence GTGAGCGACGTCACCCTCGAGTCGCTGACGAAGGCCTACGGCGACGAGGTGGCCGTCGACGGGATCGACCTGACGATCCGGGACGGCGAGATCCTCGGGGTCGTCGGCCCCTCGGGCTGCGGGAAGACGACCACGTTGCGGACCATCGCCGGCTTCGAGACGCCGACCCACGGCCGGGTGCTGTTCGACGGGGTCGACGTCACCCACGTCCCGCCCGAAGAGCGCAACGTCGGGCTGGTCTTCCAGTCCTACGCCCTGTTCGACACCATGACCGTCCGCGAGAACGTCGCGTTCGGGCCGAAGATGCAGGGGGTTCCGACGGCCGAGCGCCGCGACCGGGCCGACGACCTGCTCGCCATGCTCGACATCGCCGAACTGGCCGACCGGCGACCGACGACGCTGTCGGGCGGCCAGCAACAGCGGGTCGGCCTCGCGCGGGCGCTCGCGATCGAACCCCACGTCCTCCTGCTCGACGAGCCGATGACGGGGTTGGACGCCGAACTCAAGACCCGACTGCGCGAGGAGATCGGCGACCTGCTGGCCGACCTCGAGGTGACCGCGCTCTACGTCACCCACGACCAGGAGGAGGCGATGGCGATGTGCGATCGGATCGCGGTGCTGGCGGACGGCACGCTCGAGCAGGTGGGCCCGCCCGCGGAGATCTACCGCCGGCCCGCCAACCCCTTCGTCGCGAACTTCGTCGGGAGTTCGACCCTGCTCGAGGGCGTCGCCGAGAACGGCCGCGTCGATCTTGGCTTTACCGAACTGCCCGTGGCGGCCGAGACGGACGGCTCGGTGCGGGTCGCCGCCCGGCCCGCCGCCTTCGAACTGGGCGAGGGGGCGCTCGAGGCCGACGTCACCGACGTGACCTACCTCGGTGACCGGACCCGACTGACGGCGACGCTGCCCGACGACACGACGGTGACGCTGCACGCCGACGGGATCGACGGCTACCGGGTCGGCGACTCGGTCCCGCTCTCGATCGACGAGCAGCGGGTCCACGTCCTCGAATAG
- a CDS encoding ABC transporter permease translates to MTGPTKSDESDGDPGSAPGTARTDPRPDGGATEAAAAEEWSRSGTALSTAIGRPLLVGVVALVVAFLTVPVIVTFVSSFAGSAAGVVPKGFVTLEHWRQVLGFGDHGVQANAIPGLAFSLAIATGGMLLNVIIGVPVAYALARYDFYARDWVNTFAILPLVPGLILGIAFVQTYPDHGRSALGLLAGYCLLKSPYMVLTVQSSFQSMDLVRLEESARSLGASWPRTLLTIVVPHAKRGIVAGCVITWTLAAAEFNFTYMVASGSPDPFAIFLYRNISNATHLQSAAAVSVYFTIVVAAILVLQLLGNRGFSTAQR, encoded by the coding sequence ATGACCGGGCCCACGAAATCCGACGAGAGCGACGGTGATCCGGGGTCGGCTCCCGGAACGGCACGGACCGATCCACGCCCGGACGGCGGCGCGACCGAAGCGGCCGCGGCCGAGGAGTGGTCGCGATCCGGAACGGCGCTGTCGACCGCGATCGGTCGCCCGCTACTGGTCGGCGTCGTCGCGCTCGTCGTCGCGTTCCTGACCGTCCCGGTCATCGTCACGTTCGTTTCGTCGTTCGCGGGGTCAGCAGCCGGCGTCGTCCCCAAGGGATTCGTGACGCTCGAGCATTGGCGACAGGTACTCGGGTTCGGCGATCACGGCGTGCAAGCGAACGCGATCCCCGGGCTCGCGTTCAGTCTCGCGATCGCGACCGGCGGCATGCTCCTGAACGTGATCATCGGAGTTCCGGTCGCGTACGCGCTCGCGCGATACGACTTCTACGCGCGGGACTGGGTGAACACGTTCGCGATCCTGCCGCTCGTGCCGGGGCTGATCCTCGGGATCGCGTTCGTCCAGACCTATCCCGACCACGGCCGGTCGGCGCTGGGATTGCTCGCCGGCTACTGTCTGCTCAAGTCGCCCTACATGGTGTTGACCGTCCAGAGTTCCTTCCAGTCGATGGATCTGGTCCGCCTCGAGGAGAGCGCCCGATCGCTGGGCGCCTCGTGGCCCCGGACCCTCCTGACGATCGTCGTCCCCCACGCCAAACGCGGGATCGTCGCCGGCTGTGTCATCACTTGGACGCTCGCGGCCGCGGAGTTCAACTTCACGTACATGGTCGCGAGCGGGAGTCCGGATCCGTTCGCGATCTTCCTCTACCGGAACATCTCGAACGCGACGCATCTGCAGTCGGCGGCGGCCGTGTCGGTCTACTTCACGATCGTCGTGGCCGCGATACTCGTCCTCCAACTGCTCGGCAACAGGGGGTTCTCGACCGCACAACGATGA
- a CDS encoding ABC transporter permease — MSVRKSATASVRRVATLASTTARPTTERERERRRIAILCLPFFALAIVAGFVPLAMLVRISLAEDTIWMEGWSLEAWETLATTPAYRRVAWNTLWFVGLATGVSVALGVAVAHVLEKYALSLERLVVAAVSFPIALPGIIVAYLIVVLLGRQGLVTNAVAVATGGAPIDLASATAITGLFLGYVYSLLPRATMVLRGTYAEINAQAEEAARTLGASRWQTFYHVTLPEIRPGIVAAVILTFRSGLAIFGTVLILQSHRVVTLQIHEETSVGSYSPDIAAAIGLVYVAFIVAFTFVGLRFVENDAVEI, encoded by the coding sequence ATGTCGGTCCGGAAATCGGCGACGGCGTCGGTCCGTCGCGTCGCGACGCTCGCGTCGACGACCGCCCGTCCGACGACCGAACGCGAGCGCGAGCGCCGGCGGATCGCGATCCTCTGTCTCCCCTTCTTCGCGCTCGCGATCGTCGCGGGGTTCGTCCCGCTGGCGATGCTCGTCCGGATCAGCCTCGCGGAGGACACGATCTGGATGGAGGGGTGGTCGCTCGAGGCCTGGGAGACGCTCGCGACGACCCCGGCGTACCGGCGGGTCGCCTGGAACACGCTGTGGTTCGTCGGGCTGGCGACGGGAGTCAGCGTCGCGCTCGGCGTCGCCGTCGCACACGTCCTCGAGAAGTACGCCCTGTCGCTCGAACGACTCGTCGTCGCGGCCGTCTCCTTTCCCATCGCGCTGCCGGGGATCATCGTCGCGTACCTGATCGTCGTCCTGCTGGGACGGCAGGGGCTAGTGACGAACGCGGTCGCCGTCGCGACGGGTGGCGCGCCGATCGACCTCGCGAGCGCGACGGCGATCACCGGCCTCTTTCTCGGGTACGTCTACTCGTTGCTCCCGCGGGCGACCATGGTGTTGCGCGGGACCTACGCGGAGATCAACGCGCAGGCCGAAGAAGCAGCGCGCACACTCGGCGCGAGCCGGTGGCAGACGTTCTATCACGTCACGCTTCCCGAGATTCGCCCGGGAATCGTCGCCGCGGTGATCCTCACGTTCCGCTCCGGGCTCGCGATCTTCGGGACCGTGTTGATCCTGCAGAGCCACCGCGTCGTCACGCTTCAGATACACGAGGAGACGAGCGTCGGCTCGTACAGCCCGGACATCGCGGCCGCGATCGGGTTGGTCTACGTGGCCTTCATCGTCGCGTTCACGTTCGTCGGGCTGCGGTTCGTCGAAAACGACGCGGTGGAGATCTGA
- a CDS encoding extracellular solute-binding protein, which produces MSDPTGTTRRAALSSGAAAGTAAMAGCLSSLTGGGSGETYTVGHGEYETEVDASSFPDELQIYCVQTGWSNWGAVMEAFEEEYNLPLYDAQGSSGEALDDMRSNARNPTHSAYNGGYSFGLQAMNDDLTTDYKPANWDVVPEDLKTGNGHVTATRQMTTAVTYRADVYEERGLDAPETWEDLKHPDIAKDLAFTPPHTANGQASALSVNRAYGGDLDNLDPVIEYHEEIADHGADFRRNVEGPMTSGEISTVVEYDYTGLNLKYNNDEFDEDRIEVAVLEGPDGEPGAMNVPYGYALLRNAPNPEAAKLFMDYVLTKDCQGLFFDAYVRPIRANELDQPDEFPDQSSYEAAGFTVDQQTLVENQTDIQEELVDRTPLQGAQ; this is translated from the coding sequence ATGTCCGACCCGACAGGGACGACACGACGCGCAGCGCTTTCGAGTGGGGCCGCGGCCGGGACCGCCGCGATGGCGGGTTGTCTGAGCAGCCTCACCGGCGGGGGGAGCGGCGAGACGTACACCGTCGGTCACGGCGAGTACGAAACCGAGGTCGACGCCTCGTCGTTCCCCGACGAGTTACAGATCTACTGCGTCCAGACCGGCTGGTCGAACTGGGGGGCCGTCATGGAGGCGTTCGAGGAGGAGTACAACCTCCCGCTGTACGACGCGCAGGGCTCCTCGGGCGAGGCCCTCGACGACATGCGGTCCAACGCCCGAAATCCGACGCACTCGGCGTACAACGGCGGCTACTCGTTCGGCCTGCAGGCGATGAACGACGATCTGACGACCGACTACAAGCCGGCCAACTGGGACGTCGTTCCCGAGGACTTAAAGACCGGCAACGGCCACGTGACCGCGACCCGACAGATGACGACCGCGGTGACCTACCGGGCCGACGTCTACGAGGAGCGGGGACTGGACGCGCCCGAAACGTGGGAGGACCTGAAACATCCCGACATCGCGAAGGATCTGGCCTTCACCCCGCCCCACACCGCCAACGGGCAGGCCTCCGCGCTGTCGGTCAATCGGGCCTACGGTGGCGATCTGGATAACCTCGATCCGGTCATCGAGTACCACGAGGAAATCGCCGACCACGGCGCGGACTTCCGACGCAACGTCGAGGGGCCGATGACCAGCGGGGAGATTTCGACCGTCGTCGAGTACGACTACACCGGGTTGAACCTCAAGTACAACAACGACGAGTTCGACGAAGATCGGATCGAGGTCGCGGTCCTCGAGGGGCCCGACGGCGAACCGGGCGCGATGAACGTCCCCTACGGCTACGCCCTCTTGCGGAACGCGCCCAACCCCGAGGCGGCGAAGCTGTTCATGGACTACGTCCTAACAAAAGACTGTCAGGGGTTGTTCTTCGACGCCTACGTCCGCCCGATCCGGGCGAACGAACTCGACCAGCCCGACGAGTTCCCCGACCAGTCGTCCTACGAGGCGGCCGGATTCACGGTCGACCAGCAGACCCTCGTCGAGAACCAGACCGACATTCAGGAGGAACTCGTCGACCGAACCCCGCTGCAGGGAGCCCAGTGA
- a CDS encoding long-chain-fatty-acid--CoA ligase, whose product MHKPLLVPEFLDRARTHYGDDEAVVATTGERFTYDDLGERADRFAAALQERGIEKGDRVAVLDPNTHYHLEAAYGSMQIGAVHTPLNYRLTPEDFEYILADAGVDAIYADHEYADRIEAVRDEVPTETFITNDADAVEGGEAGEAGRSSSDESDVDWESFDAVLEDAGPEYDRPEMSEDEIITINYTSGTTGDPKGVCRTHRCETIHAYLLVGHQGITDDDTYLWTLPMFHANGWGHIFAVTGIGATHVCTRGVDAAEIFETVRAEDVSYMCGAPTVLNMLIDYYRENESETTGDADVRLATAGSAPPEATIRTVEDEFGWYLKHVYGATETGPLITTSDARRHFEADSDDRFRIKKRQGLAYLGTEIRVVDEDGADVPRDDETLGEVVVRGNQIMDRYWNKPEATEEAFTDRVEGYYHTGDLATIDENGMIAIRDRKKDIIISGGENISSIELEDALFDHDAVSDAAVIPAPSDEWGETPKAFVVPSNDDPDDPPVSPEELTAFTREQLAGYKAVRRVEFVDELPTTATGKVQKYELRQEEWEDEERMVGQG is encoded by the coding sequence ATGCACAAACCACTGCTCGTTCCGGAGTTCTTAGACCGGGCGCGAACCCATTACGGCGACGACGAGGCAGTCGTTGCGACGACGGGCGAACGGTTCACCTACGACGACCTCGGCGAGCGCGCCGATCGGTTCGCGGCGGCGCTGCAGGAACGGGGGATCGAGAAGGGTGATCGGGTCGCGGTGTTGGACCCGAACACCCACTACCACCTCGAGGCAGCGTACGGAAGCATGCAGATCGGGGCGGTTCATACGCCGTTGAACTACCGGCTTACGCCCGAGGACTTCGAGTACATCCTCGCGGACGCGGGTGTGGATGCAATCTACGCCGACCACGAGTACGCCGACAGGATCGAAGCGGTCCGCGACGAGGTGCCGACCGAGACGTTCATCACGAACGACGCGGACGCCGTCGAGGGGGGTGAGGCCGGCGAAGCCGGGCGATCCTCGTCGGACGAGTCCGACGTAGACTGGGAGAGCTTCGACGCCGTCCTCGAGGACGCCGGTCCCGAGTACGACCGGCCGGAGATGAGCGAGGACGAGATTATCACGATCAACTACACGTCGGGGACGACGGGCGATCCGAAGGGGGTCTGCCGCACGCATCGCTGCGAGACGATCCACGCCTACTTGCTGGTCGGCCACCAGGGGATCACCGACGACGACACCTACCTGTGGACGTTGCCGATGTTCCACGCGAACGGCTGGGGGCACATCTTCGCGGTGACGGGCATCGGCGCGACCCACGTCTGTACGCGCGGGGTCGACGCCGCGGAGATATTCGAGACGGTCCGAGCCGAGGACGTTTCCTACATGTGCGGCGCACCGACGGTGCTGAACATGTTGATCGACTACTACCGCGAGAACGAGTCCGAGACGACCGGCGACGCCGACGTGCGACTCGCAACCGCCGGTTCGGCCCCGCCGGAGGCGACCATCCGGACCGTCGAGGACGAGTTCGGCTGGTACCTGAAACACGTCTACGGCGCGACCGAGACGGGACCGCTGATCACGACCTCCGACGCGCGCCGGCACTTCGAGGCCGACAGCGACGACCGATTCCGGATCAAGAAACGTCAAGGGCTGGCCTATCTGGGTACCGAGATCCGGGTCGTCGACGAGGACGGCGCGGACGTGCCCCGGGACGACGAGACGCTGGGCGAGGTCGTCGTGCGGGGCAACCAGATCATGGACCGCTACTGGAACAAGCCCGAGGCGACCGAGGAGGCCTTCACCGACCGCGTCGAGGGCTACTACCACACCGGTGACCTCGCGACGATCGACGAGAACGGCATGATCGCGATCCGCGATCGCAAGAAAGACATCATCATTTCGGGCGGCGAGAACATCTCGAGTATCGAACTCGAGGACGCGCTGTTCGACCACGACGCGGTCTCGGACGCGGCCGTGATCCCGGCACCGAGCGACGAGTGGGGGGAGACGCCCAAGGCCTTCGTCGTCCCGTCGAACGACGATCCGGACGACCCACCGGTGTCGCCCGAGGAGCTGACCGCCTTTACCCGCGAGCAGCTCGCGGGCTACAAGGCCGTCCGCCGGGTGGAGTTCGTCGACGAGTTGCCGACGACCGCGACCGGCAAGGTCCAGAAGTACGAACTCCGCCAGGAGGAGTGGGAGGACGAAGAGCGGATGGTCGGACAGGGCTGA
- a CDS encoding ATP synthase subunit B, which produces MKEYQTITEISGPLVFAEVDEPVGYDEIVEIETEDGRTLRGQVLESSEGIVSIQVFEGTGGIDRNASVRFLGETMKMPVTEDLLGRVLDGSGNPIDGGPEIVPDKRQDIVGKAINPFSREYPEEFIQTGVSAIDGMNTLVRGQKLPIFSGSGLPHNELALQIARQATVPEEDEEGEGSEFAVIFGAMGITQEEANEFMDDFERTGALERSVVFMNLADDPAVERQVTPRLALTTAEYLAFEKDYHVLVILTDMTNYCEALREIGAAREEVPGRRGYPGYMYTDLAQLYERAGRIEGKEGSVTQIPILTMPGDDDTHPIPDLTGYITEGQIMMDRDLNSQGIEPPVNVLPSLSRLMDDGIGEGLTREDHGDVSDQMYAAYAEGEDLRDLVNIVGREALSERDNKFLDFADRFEAEFVQQGYDTNRSIDDTLELGWDLLSDLPKEELNRIDEELIAEHYREDESAEAVQAD; this is translated from the coding sequence ATGAAAGAGTACCAGACTATCACGGAAATCAGCGGTCCGCTGGTGTTCGCCGAGGTCGACGAGCCCGTCGGGTACGACGAGATCGTCGAGATCGAGACCGAGGACGGGCGGACGCTGCGCGGGCAGGTGCTGGAATCGAGCGAGGGTATCGTCTCGATCCAGGTGTTCGAAGGCACGGGCGGGATCGACCGCAACGCCTCCGTTCGCTTCCTGGGCGAGACGATGAAGATGCCCGTCACCGAGGATCTGCTCGGGCGGGTGCTTGACGGCTCCGGGAACCCGATCGACGGCGGCCCGGAGATCGTCCCCGACAAGCGACAGGACATCGTCGGCAAGGCGATCAACCCATTCTCCCGGGAGTACCCCGAGGAGTTCATCCAGACCGGCGTCTCCGCCATCGACGGCATGAACACGCTGGTCCGGGGCCAGAAGCTGCCGATCTTCTCCGGCTCGGGGCTGCCACACAACGAACTCGCCCTGCAGATCGCCCGGCAGGCGACGGTGCCGGAGGAAGACGAGGAAGGCGAAGGCTCCGAGTTCGCCGTCATCTTCGGCGCGATGGGGATCACCCAGGAAGAGGCAAACGAGTTCATGGACGACTTCGAGCGTACCGGGGCCTTGGAGCGGTCGGTCGTCTTCATGAACCTCGCGGACGACCCGGCAGTCGAACGCCAGGTCACGCCGCGACTCGCCCTGACCACGGCCGAGTACCTGGCCTTCGAGAAGGACTACCACGTGCTGGTCATCCTGACGGACATGACCAACTACTGTGAGGCGCTGCGCGAGATCGGTGCCGCACGCGAGGAGGTCCCGGGCCGACGTGGCTACCCCGGCTACATGTACACCGACCTGGCACAGCTCTACGAGCGCGCCGGTCGAATCGAGGGCAAGGAAGGGTCGGTCACGCAGATTCCGATCCTGACGATGCCCGGCGACGACGACACGCACCCGATTCCGGACCTGACTGGCTACATCACCGAGGGCCAGATCATGATGGATCGGGACTTAAACAGTCAGGGCATCGAACCGCCGGTCAACGTCCTGCCCAGCCTCTCGCGGCTGATGGACGACGGGATCGGCGAGGGCCTGACCCGCGAGGACCACGGCGACGTCTCCGACCAGATGTACGCCGCCTACGCGGAGGGTGAGGACCTGCGCGACCTCGTGAACATCGTCGGTCGCGAGGCGCTGTCCGAGCGCGACAACAAGTTCCTCGACTTCGCCGACCGCTTCGAGGCGGAGTTCGTCCAGCAGGGGTACGACACCAACCGCTCGATCGACGACACCCTCGAGCTCGGCTGGGACCTCCTCTCGGACCTGCCGAAGGAGGAACTCAACCGGATCGACGAGGAACTCATCGCGGAACACTACCGCGAAGACGAATCGGCCGAAGCCGTCCAGGCCGACTGA